A single genomic interval of Malania oleifera isolate guangnan ecotype guangnan chromosome 11, ASM2987363v1, whole genome shotgun sequence harbors:
- the LOC131168039 gene encoding UDP-glycosyltransferase 90A1-like: MASPSPPSHRHAVLFPFMSKGHTIPILQLARLLLRRCITVTVITTPANRPFISHSLSDTKASIVDIPFPENIPDVPAGVESTDKLPSISLFVPLAIATKLMQPHFEKMLQSLSPVSFLISDGFLGWTVESASKYSIPRLVIYGMSAYAMAVTRDVSVHRLLQQPIPDDVPFAVPAFPWIKLTRNDFEPPFRDIEPSGPHFDFVVEQVAATAKSQGLIVNSFYDLEPAFVDYWNRACEPKAWSVGPLCLAAPLAPSQTAAEKPDYLRWLDSELAEGKPVLYVAFGSQAEISREQFREIATGLEESEVSFLWVVGKKDFGMFEMADAAFEERVEERGMIVQEWVDQREILGHEVVKGFLSHCGWNSVVESMCAGVPVLAWPMMAEQHLNARMVVEEIGVGVRVERCDGGVRGFVKGEGLQRSVRELMEGEKGNEVRKKAKEIAAAARKAMEEGGSSCQMLDQLILHTCKLFTDPSSG, encoded by the coding sequence ATGGCTTCTCCTTCTCCTCCCTCCCATCGTCACGCTGTTTTGTTTCCCTTCATGTCCAAAGGCCACACCATCCCAATTCTCCAACTCGCCCGCCTCCTCCTCCGCCGCTGCATCACCGTCACCGTTATCACCACTCCCGCCAACCGCCCCTTCATTTCCCACTCTCTGTCCGACACCAAAGCCTCCATCGTCGACATACCCTTCCCGGAAAACATCCCTGACGTACCCGCCGGCGTCGAGAGCACCGACAAGCTCCCCTCCATCTCCCTCTTCGTCCCCCTCGCCATCGCCACCAAACTCATGCAACCGCACTTCGAAAAAATGCTGCAGTCCCTCTCGCCAGTCAGCTTCCTCATCTCCGACGGTTTCCTTGGCTGGACCGTAGAGTCGGCGTCCAAGTATAGCATCCCCCGGCTGGTGATCTACGGCATGAGCGCCTACGCCATGGCTGTGACCAGAGACGTCTCCGTCCACCGCCTCCTCCAACAACCCATCCCCGACGATGTGCCATTTGCCGTGCCCGCCTTCCCTTGGATCAAGCTCACCCGAAATGACTTCGAACCGCCGTTTCGAGACATTGAACCCAGCGGTCCTCACTTCGACTTCGTCGTGGAGCAAGTCGCCGCCACCGCCAAAAGCCAAGGTCTCATTGTCAATAGCTTCTACGATCTCGAACCCGCGTTTGTGGATTACTGGAATCGTGCGTGCGAACCGAAGGCGTGGAGCGTTGGACCGCTGTGTTTGGCGGCGCCGCTGGCGCCGTCGCAGACAGCGGCGGAGAAGCCTGATTACTTGAGGTGGCTCGACAGCGAGCTCGCCGAGGGAAAGCCGGTTCTTTACGTGGCGTTTGGGTCGCAAGCCGAGATCTCGCGGGAGCAATTCAGGGAGATAGCAACTGGGTTGGAGGAATCCGAGGTGAGCTTTTTGTGGGTGGTGGGGAAAAAGGATTTTGGAATGTTTGAAATGGCGGATGCGGCGTTTGAGGAGAGAGTGGAGGAGAGGGGTATGATAGTGCAGGAGTGGGTTGATCAGAGGGAGATACTGGGGCACGAAGTGGTGAAGGGGTTTCTGAGTCACTGTGGCTGGAACTCGGTGGTGGAGAGCATGTGCGCAGGGGTGCCGGTTCTGGCGTGGCCGATGATGGCGGAGCAGCACCTAAACGCGAGGATGGTGGTGGAGGAGATAGGCGTAGGGGTGAGGGTGGAGCGTTGTGATGGGGGGGTGAGGGGTTTTGTGAAGGGGGAGGGGTTGCAGAGGAGCGTGAGGGAGCTGATGGAAGGGGAGAAGGGGAATGAGGTGAGGAAGAAGGCGAAGGAGATTGCGGCGGCGGCGAGGAAGGCGATGGAGGAGGGTGGATCGTCCTGCCAAATGTTAGACCAGCTCATCCTTCACACATGCAAGTTGTTTACTGACCCGAGCAGCGGTTGA